From the genome of Kwoniella bestiolae CBS 10118 chromosome 5, complete sequence, one region includes:
- a CDS encoding 60S ribosomal protein eL18 yields the protein MGIDLRYHHVKKGNRSAPKSEDPYLLLLVKLYRFLARRTDSKFNRVILKRLFMSKINRPPISLSRIVKETKNSNPDNTKTIVTVGTILDDERLPELPKLSIAALKFSTAAKERIVAAGGEAITLDQLALRAPTGSNTVLLRGKRNVREAVKHFGGPLKGGKPYIASKGRKFEQARGRRKSRGFKIKSTHK from the exons ATGGGTATCGATCTCCGTTACCACCACGTCAAAAAGGGAAACCGATCCGCTCCCAAGTCGGAGGATCCCTACCTTCTCTTGCTCGTCAAGCTCTACCGATTCTTGGCCCGAAGGACCGACTCCAAATTCAACCGAGTCATCCTCAAGAGATTGTTTATGAGCAAG ATCAACCGACCCCctatctccctctcccgAATTGTCAAAGAGACCAAAAACTCCAACCCTGACAACACCAAGACCATCGTCACCGTCGGTACCATCCTCGATGACGAACGATTACCCGAATTACCCAAACTCTCCATCGCCGCCTTGAAATTCTCCACCGCCGCTAAAGAGCGAATCGTAGCTGCCGGTGGTGAGGCCATCACCCTCGACCAACTCGCCCTCCGAGCCCCCACCGGATCCAACACCGTCTTGCTcagaggaaagaggaacgTCAGAGAGGCCGTCAAGCACTTTGGTGGTCCCCTCAAGGGTGGTAAGCCTTACATTGCTTCGAAGGGTAGGAAGTTCGAGCAAGCTCGAGGTcgaagaaag TCCAGAGGTTTCAAGATCAAGTCCACCCACAAGTAA